One genomic region from Yamadazyma tenuis chromosome 4, complete sequence encodes:
- a CDS encoding uncharacterized protein (EggNog:ENOG503NVV6; COG:S), translated as MDVPVCVSLENLVKGIDDTTLDKAFGPDSLGIIIIKDLPDFFSELRLKVLKSASILANQPEHVLQSLENEESIWLTGWSCGKEILGSGKPDYGKGSFYVNCAFHQQDDLEGPRLDLCERYPNYKAYTSPNIWPPPNSGLETFKGDMKKLCSFIISVAEKVAVNCDNYISKRFELPPDYLQNIVHTSTCTKARLLHYYPVKTQDSSENDDDWCGEHLDHSCITGLTSALFIDESQGLTNDLPQNPDPISGLYIRNRHNQVVKVSIPKDCIAFQTGSALQEVSKGNFRAVSHFVKGTNLPSIARNTLAVFCQPDLDQRVNDKETFADFATRILAENH; from the coding sequence ATGGATGTACCTGTATGCGTTTCTCTCGAAAATCTCGTGAAGGGTATTGATGATACGACTCTAGACAAGGCCTTTGGACCCGACTCCTTGGGAATCATTATTATTAAAGACCTTCCTGACTTTTTTTCGGAGCTTAGATTGAAGGTGCTCAAGAGTGCGTCGATCTTAGCCAACCAGCCGGAGCATGTATTGCAACTGTTAGAGAATGAAGAGAGTATATGGCTAACCGGTTGGTCATGCGGAAAAGAGATCTTGGGGTCGGGAAAACCAGACTATGGTAAGGGCTCTTTCTATGTGAATTGTGCCTTTCATCAGCAGGATGACTTGGAAGGACCAAGGCTTGATTTGTGTGAAAGGTACCCTAACTATAAGGCATATACCTCTCCTAATATCTGGCCTCCGCCCAACAGTGGACTAGAAACCTTCAAAGGTGACATGAAAAAGCTATGTagcttcatcatcagcGTGGCAGAGAAAGTGGCAGTTAACTGTGACAACTACATCTCCAAGAGATTTGAATTACCGCCAGATTACCTTCAAAACATCGTACACACTTCTACGTGCACCAAGGCGAGACTATTGCACTATTATCCTGTCAAAACCCAGGACCTGCTGGAAAATGATGACGATTGGTGTGGTGAGCATTTGGACCACTCTTGCATTACAGGCTTAACCTCAGCATTGTTTATCGATGAGTCCCAAGGCCTAACCAATGACTTGCCACAGAATCCAGACCCAATTTCAGGGTTGTACATCCGAAATAGACATAACCAGGTGGTTAAGGTGAGCATCCCAAAGGATTGTATTGCTTTCCAAACCGGGAGCGCTTTGCAAGAAGTATCCAAGGGCAATTTCAGAGCAGTTTCTCACTTTGTCAAAGGGACTAATTTACCTAGCATCGCCAGAAATACTTTGGCAGTATTTTGTCAGCCAGATTTGGATCAGAGAGTCAATGATAAAGAGACTTTTGCCGATTTTGCAACTAGAATTTTGGCAGAAAATCATTAG
- the SEC23 gene encoding GTPase-activating protein S23 (COG:U; EggNog:ENOG503NU95) — MNFEEAEDINGIRFSWNTLPSTKMEANKIVVPTGCLYTPLSTREEGDLPVAQYDPIYCMNQNCKAILNPYCSIDPTGSWSCPLCGSRNPLPTHYHGITQENLPLELTSNASTIEYITSRPVQNPPIFLFVVDLCQDDDNLTALKDSLVVSLNLLPPNALIGLITYGTMVQLHDLGSESVSKSYIFRGDKTYTDKQISEMLNKPILTGFNGQPGQPNMPPQFGNSLNRFFLPLEETEYQLTSILENLAKDPWAVAHGDRPLRCSGSALNIASSLLGATYSGFGARIMLFSSGPCTLEPGIIVSNKLKEPIRSHSDIDKDNAKHFKKANKFYKSIADRVVKNSHVVDIFGGCLDQIGVLEMKDLCNLTGGVLLLTDAFTTSIFKQSFLRLFNKDEEGFLSMGFNGILDIKTSKELKVSGLIGHASSLSVKTPNVSETEVGIGGTSQYRLCALSPQHTYAVFFDIANTHSLPPNAQSFIQFITHYQHSSGTYRLRVTTVSNLLTSDERVLTQSFDQEAAAVIMSRVTLFKSEQDDGADVLRWVDRMLIRLCQKFADYRKDMDESFRLSPQFSLYPQFIYYLRRSQFLQVFNNSPDETAFYRHILLTENTNNSLIMIQPTLTSFQLDSDPQAVLLDSVSVKDDAILLLDTFFHILIFHGKTISEWRKAGYQDQPDYANFKQLLEEPKQEAAELLVDRFPLPRFIDTEEGGSQARFLYSKLNPSTSYNNQDVIGNGAVVLTDDVSLQVFMGHLQKLVVSGSS, encoded by the coding sequence atgaACTTTGAAGAGGCGGAAGACATTAATGGAATCAGGTTCAGTTGGAACACTTTGCCATCCACGAAGATGGAAGCCAACAAGATTGTTGTTCCAACTGGCTGTTTGTACACCCCTTTACTGACCAGGGAAGAAGGCGACTTACCAGTGGCTCAGTACGATCCTATTTACTGTATGAATCAAAACTGTAAAGCCATCTTGAATCcttattgttcaattgACCCAACAGGCTCTTGGTCTTGTCCGTTGTGTGGTAGTAGAAACCCCTTGCCTACCCATTACCATGGTATTACTCAAGAGAACTTACCATTGGAATTGACTTCCAATGCTTCAACCATAGAATATATTACTTCGAGGCCAGTTCAAAACCCTCCCATCTTCTTGTTCGTGGTTGATTTGTGCCAGGATGATGACAACTTGACAGCCTTAAAGGATTCCTTGGTGGtttcattgaacttgttaCCTCCAAATGCTTTGATTGGTTTGATCACCTACGGTACCatggttcaacttcatgattTAGGAAGTGAATCTGTCAGTAAGTCGTACATATTTAGAGGTGACAAGACTTATACTGATAAGCAGATTTCTGAGATGTTGAATAAGCCAATTTTGACTGGCTTCAATGGTCAACCGGGTCAACCAAACATGCCTCCTCAATTTGGAAACTCATTGAACAGGTTCTTCTTACCATTAGAAGAAACTGAATACCAATTGACTAGCatcttggaaaacttggcTAAAGATCCATGGGCTGTCGCTCATGGTGATAGACCTTTGAGATGTAGTGGTTCAGCTTTAAATATTGCTTCGAGTTTGTTGGGTGCTACTTATTCGGGTTTTGGTGCTAGAATCATGTTATTCTCTTCTGGTCCGTGTACTTTGGAACCTGGTATCATTGTGagcaacaagttgaaagaaccTATTAGATCCCATTCTGATATCGATAAGGATAATGCCAAACACTTTAAAAAGGCCAACAAGTTCTACAAATCTATTGCTGATAGGGTTGTTAAAAACTCTCATGTCGTGGATATATTTGGAGGTTGTTTGGATCAAATAGGGGTTTTAGAAATGAAGGATTTGTGTAACTTAACCGGTGGTGTCTTATTATTGACTGATGCTTTCACCACTTCCATTTTTAAACAGTCCTTCTTGAGattattcaacaaggatGAGGAAGGTTTCTTATCAATGGGTTTCAACGGTATCTTGGATATCAAAACCtccaaggaattgaaggtcAGTGGACTCATTGGGcatgcttcttctttgagtGTTAAGACCCCCAATGTATCTGAAACTGAAGTGGGTATTGGAGGTACTTCTCAATACAGATTGTGTGCATTATCACCTCAGCATACGTATGCGGTGTTTTTTGATATTGCAAACACCCATAGTTTACCACCAAATGCTCAAAGTTTTATCCAGTTCATTACTCATTATCAACACAGTTCTGGTACTTATAGATTAAGAGTTACCACTGTGTCAAACTTATTGACAAGCGATGAAAGAGTCTTGACCCAAAGCTTTGACCAAGAAGCTGCTGCTGTCATAATGTCGAGAGTTACCTTGTTCAAATCTGAACAAGATGATGGTGCTGATGTTTTAAGATGGGTTGACAGAATGTTGATCAGATTGTGCCAAAAATTTGCCGATTACAGAAAGGATATGGATGAGTCCTTCAGATTAAGTCCACAATTCTCACTATATCCTCAATTCATCTACTATTTGAGAAGGTCCCAGTTCTTACAAGTGTTCAATAACTCTCCCGATGAAACTGCCTTCTACAGACATATTTTGTTAACGGaaaacaccaacaattcGTTGATCATGATTCAACCAACATTGACATCATTCCAGTTAGACTCCGACCCTCAAGCCGTATTGCTAGACTCGGTTTCCGTTAAGGATGATGCTATTCTATTATTGGATACTTTCTTCCACATTTTAATCTTTCACGGAAAGACAATTAGTGAATGGAGAAAAGCAGGATACCAAGACCAGCCTGACTATGCCAACTTTAAACAATTATTGGAAGAGCCTAAGCAAGAAGCTGCTGAATTATTGGTAGACAGATTCCCATTACCGAGATTCATTGACACTGAAGAAGGTGGTTCACAAGCTAGATTCTTATACTCCAAATTAAATCCATCGACCTCATATAATAACCAGGATGTCATTGGTAATGGAGCTGTCGTTTTGACTGATGATGTTTCTTTACAGGTCTTCATGGGTCATTTGCAGAAGTTGGTTGTCTCTGGCTCCTCATAA
- the HDA3 gene encoding histone deacetylase (EggNog:ENOG503NYFX; COG:K) — MNLFRILDSTPEPPIVDLEIDHINDSGEYNLTTPIYEFQRELTDQIVSLHYSDILKYCETNDKTELIVKSLEICIRNCMLVSSHPYLLITHYMPKNLLQRDMTLKLAETSGKFNVLKDLINVICRSCDDYNLRKRGVGKRTAKEDREKAALHHKHIGVVLSNINKLTDLVEALLIGNVSSPIKLKRYVGNYLRRDHKKNEPTNANVTVHLIPTDLSEVKEDLSGLKLDLVIKFDEFVPNDLITNLRSQNRSSPASLIKLIPMLSIEHCRIFYEGHENDTDYLYKLISSIVCLRDQIGILAPDIFPIYNQGLNYLTAFFNQMLESDSYPVWPLPGLPDIPEFSVIDVEKSLLTEVHFHYTPYDTDLTSIDDVKRVHKHKKPKNTYYQMNRLKSNYITNPLMNNFDNLIGIFNHNLNSTDFGNHNHSLYLTHKLMMQLNNIYLQYEVIKQEYDSHLFYNEDEVQNNRIGRRHQELAKTLSSLLMDVDHSSSRIETGNKKFTKKQEEIEVLRKDIEEMKQTIQNFKDHEDVRSYEKKIKLIGNQIKIWELTKSIEHGIGKIKSKQEEKDYMKTEYENSLKSIRESKSSINELEEVNENLGKRLDNFRETDEEEIKKFRMDRSKLINKIEMKKEENQRLKEKLVKSFRYLRDSSHLKKRKGRGITPK; from the coding sequence ATGAATTTATTTCGGATTTTGGACAGTACACCCGAGCCGCCTATCgttgacttggaaatcgaCCACATCAATGATAGCGGTGAGTACAACCTTACCACACCAATTTATGAGTTTCAGAGAGAATTGACCGACCAAATTGTATCCTTACACTATAGTGATATTTTAAAGTACTGTGAAACAAACGATAAGACAGAACTTATTGTTAAATCCTTGGAAATCTGCATTCGGAATTGCATGTTGGTAAGCTCCCACCCTTACTTATTGATCACACACTATATGCCTAAAAATTTGTTGCAAAGAGACATgactttgaagttggctgaGACAAGTGGTAAGTTCAATGTTTTAAAGGATTTGATAAACGTTATTTGCCGAAGCTGTGACGATTATAATCTCAGAAAAAGAGGGGTGGGCAAACGTACCGCTAAGGAAGATAGGGAGAAGGCTGCATTACATCACAAACATATTGGTGTGGTGTTGAGCAATATTAATAAACTCACGGACTTGGTTGAGGCGCTCTTAATCGGAAATGTTTCCAGCCCCATAAAGTTGAAGAGATACGTCGGCAACTACTTGAGAAGGGACCATAAAAAGAATGAACCGACTAATGCGAATGTGACAGTGCACTTGATACCTACTGACTTGAGTGAAGTGAAAGAAGACTTATCTGGTCTTAAGCTtgacttggtgataaagtTCGATGAATTTGTGCCTAATGATCTAATTACAAATTTAAGATCTCAAAACAGGTCCTCTCCTGCCAGTCTTATAAAGTTAATTCCAATGTTGAGTATTGAACATTGCAGAATATTCTATGAGGGGCACGAAAACGACACTGACTACTTGTACAAGCTCATATCGTCTATTGTGTGCCTCCGGGACCAGATAGGAATTTTAGCCCCGGACATTTTCCCCATATACAACCAGGGCTTGAACTACTTGACAGCgtttttcaatcaaatgCTTGAGTCAGACTCTTACCCTGTATGGCCCTTGCCTGGTTTACCAGATATTCCCGAGTTTTCCGTAATTGACGTGGAAAAGTCTTTACTAACGGAAGTCCATTTTCACTATACCCCATATGATACTGACCTCACGAGTATTGATGATGTTAAAAGGGTTCATAAACATAAGAAACCCAAAAATACTTACTATCAGATGAACAGATTGAAGCTGAACTATATCACCAACCCACTCATGAATAATTTCGATAATTTAATTGGAATATTCAACCATAACTTGAACAGCACAGATTTCGGTAATCATAATCATCTGCTTTATTTAACCCATAAGTTGATGATGCAATTAAACAACATCTATCTTCAATATGAGGTTATCAAGCAAGAATATGATAGTCACCTTTTCTACAATGAGGACGAAGTTCAAAACAATAGAATTGGTAGACGGCACCAGGAATTGGCAAAAACATTGAGCAGTTTGTTAATGGACGTTGACCACTCCAGTTCCAGAATTGAGACCGgtaacaagaagttcaccaagaagCAGGAGGAGATTGAAGTCTTGAGGAAAGATATAGAAGAAATGAAGCAAACGATacaaaacttcaaagacCATGAAGATGTCAGATCATatgaaaagaagatcaagttgattggaAACCAAATCAAAATTTGGGAGCTAACCAAGTCAATCGAACATGGTATCGGGAAGATTAAATCGAAACAGGAAGAAAAAGATTATATGAAAACCGAGTATGAAAACTCTTTGAAGTCCATTAGAGAGTCCAAGTCTTCCATTAATGAGTTGGAGGAAGTGAACGAGAATCTAGGTAAGAGATTGGACAATTTCAGGGAgactgatgaagaagaaatcaagaaattcaGAATGGATAGAAGCAAATTAATCAACAAAATAgaaatgaagaaagaagaaaaccagCGGTTGAAAGAGAAGTTAGTAAAGTCCTTCAGGTATTTGAGAGACTCATctcatttgaagaaaagaaaaggaagaggTATAACACCTAAATGA
- a CDS encoding uncharacterized protein (EggNog:ENOG503NVIW; BUSCO:EOG09262CXO; COG:A): MYNNTIPVINDTKVTFNNRSIPTSDAEVRSLLRKLKEPITYFGEDNADRRSRLIKFINEMPHTNFGENFVVDDVTMKSDQEDEDVSEDDEEFYTPGTHELLDARKQILTYSLRQASARIRRLREEHEPDPIKVLKHRRIINGKAAKFEIYGSQLIPNNQRAISTVRYNDDNSKIACGSWDGNIYILDSQLSLVGRSVPGYHLEKVSGLDWNGSKLLTGGNEGSINYWDCSSDPTKPYTPLKTIKAHDSRIAKSLFHPQKSHFISTSFDQTWKLWDFEFGTEILQQEGHSKEVFAASFHPDGSILSTGGLDALVKLWDLRSGRLINNLSGHIQGVYSMDWSSNGYHIATGGGDSAIKIWDLRKINNNLNKSPIELCSIPAHTKLISDLRFYNPSSSSSMKLSEIVTDKNDENPTKLSSSGKLLLSSSYDGKIRLWSADNWIKVGETISTDKVMGCDISQDGAQIVTCHWDKSVKLWQ; encoded by the coding sequence ATGTATAACAATACAATACCGGTCATTAATGATACGAAGGTTACATTCAACAATCGGAGCATACCGACATCCGACGCAGAAGTGAGACTGTTGCTTCGaaagttgaaagaaccCATCACCTATTTTGGCGAAGATAATGCCGATAGAAGGCTGAGACTCATCAAGTTTATCAATGAAATGCCACACACGAATTTTGGGGAAAACTTCGTAGTGGATGATGTTACTATGAAGTctgatcaagaagatgaagatgtgTCGgaagacgatgaagaattcTATACACCAGGCACCCATGAATTACTTGATGCTCGGAAGCAAATCCTCACATACTCATTAAGACAAGCCAGTGCCAGAATACGAAGACTAAGAGAAGAGCACGAGCCCGACCCCATTAAGGTGTTGAAACACagaagaatcatcaacGGAAAAGCAGCGAAGTTCGAAATCTACGGATCCCAACTTATTCCCAATAACCAGCGTGCTATTTCCACTGTCAGGTACAACGACGACAATTCTAAAATTGCCTGTGGATCTTGGGACGGAAATATCTATATCCTCGATCTGCAATTGAGTCTTGTGGGACGCCTGGTACCAGGTTACCACCTAGAGAAAGTCAGTGGATTGGACTGGAATGGCTCAAAGTTATTAACCGGAGGTAACGAAGGTAGTATAAATTACTGGGACTGTAGTTCAGACCCGACGAAACCTTACACTCCTTTAAAGACCATCAAAGCTCATGACTCGCGTATAGCAAAGAGTCTTTTTCACCCCCAAAAACTGCATTTCATATCCACatcttttgatcaaaccTGGAAACTTTGGGACTTTGAGTTTGGGACCGAGATCTTGCAGCAAGAAGGGCACCTGAAAGAAGTGTTTGCTGCTTCGTTCCATCCAGATGGAAGTATCTTGAGTACTGGTGGCCTTGATGCACTTGTGAAACTTTGGGACTTGAGGTCTGGAAGACTTATCAACAATTTATCTGGGCATATTCAGGGAGTTTATTCGATGGACTGGTCCTCAAATGGATATCATATAGCTACTGGAGGAGGTGATAGTGCTATAAAGATCTGGGATCTTCGGAAAATAAAtaacaacttgaataagAGTCCTATAGAGTTATGTTCTATTCCAGCCCATACCAAGCTCATCAGTGATCTACGGTTCTACAATCCATCCTCATCATCTAGCATGAAACTTTCTGAGATTGTAACCGACAAAAATGACGAAAATCCCACCAAACTCAGTAGTAGTGGGAAATTATTGTTGAGCTCTTCGTATGACGGTAAAATAAGACTCTGGAGTGCAGATAACTGGATCAAAGTGGGGGAGACTATTAGTACAGACAAAGTTATGGGATGTGATATTTCACAGGACGGTGCTCAAATAGTAACATGTCATTGGGATAAATCAGTTAAACTCTGGCAGTAG
- the AOS1 gene encoding E1 ubiquitin-activating protein aos1 (EggNog:ENOG503NZZ3; COG:O) — protein MTSEELSRDEIALYDRQIRLWGIATQLRLRSARLLLINLGSVGMEAVKNLVLGGVNSIELMDNSTIKSEDYGAQFFLPKDDSKIGELKLPNVVDSIKELNDRVEININTKSFDTVIQGDPSYFKKFDLIIATEIQKPDTFKLNELTRELNLPLYIAGTHGMFGYIITDLIDNINETEKDMGNQPRKANTKLNLNKTIIKVESNESTNKELITIHDSYRPIKEIFSSKLLPEQLNKRQLKRLSPSLPLIFALFELQRVSDINAETLKSHALKACEELGVNPDIITDEYLKLFVDQGFTEFAPTSAILGGCLAQDIIQFLSKKESPINNVLIFDGLRSEMPIYTL, from the exons ATGACTTCTGAAGAATTATCAAGAG ATGAAATAGCCCTTTATGATAGGCAAATCCGGTTGTGGGGAATAGCAACTCAATTGAGACTAAGATCTGCAAGATTACTTCTCATAAACTTAGGCTCCGTAGGGATGGAAGCCGTAAAAAACCTTGTATTGGGAGGTGTTAATTCCATAGAATTGATGGATAACTCAACCATAAAGTCTGAAGACTATGGTGCCCAGTTCTTTTTGCCTAAAGATGATTCCAAAATTGGTGAATTGAAGTTACCTAATGTGGTGGATTCCATAAAAGAATTGAACGATAGAGTTGAGATCAACATAAACACAAAAAGTTTTGATACGGTGATACAAGGCGATCCTTCCtatttcaagaagtttgactTGATAATTGCTACGGAGATCCAAAAGCCCGATACTTTCAAATTGAATGAGTTAACAAGAGAGCTCAATCTCCCCTTATATATAGCTGGAACTCATGGGATGTTTGGATACATCATCACGGACTTGATAGACAATATCAACGAAACGGAGAAGGATATGGGAAACCAGCCAAGAAAAGCAAACACAAAGctcaatttgaacaaaacCATTATAAAAGTTGAGAGCAACGAGCTGACGAACAAAGAACTCATTACAATCCATGATTCATATAGACCAATTAAAGAGATTTTCAGCTCGAAGTTGCTTCCTGAGCAGTTGAATAAAAGGcaattgaagagattgtCTCCGTCTTTGCCATTGATTTTTGCATTATTTGAGCTTCAAAGAGTCTCAGATATCAATGCTGAAACTCTCAAAAGCCATGCTTTGAAAGCATGTGAAGAGCTTGGAGTGAATCCCGATATTATTACTGATGAATACTTGAAgctttttgtggatcaagGATTCACCGAGTTTGCACCTACGAGCGCAATTTTGGGAGGCTGTTTGGCTCAAGACATAATCCAATTTTTAAGTAAGAAAGAGAGTCCAATTAATAATGTGTTGATTTTCGATGGTCTTAGGTCGGAGATGCCTATATATACATTGTAA